One part of the Thermus thermamylovorans genome encodes these proteins:
- a CDS encoding proton-translocating transhydrogenase family protein gives MEFGFWEALYIFVLTAFLGYELITRVPVILHTPLMSGSNFIHGVVVVGAMVVLGHAETALEKAIGFLGVILGAANAAGGYAVTVRMLEMFERKPGQGGGR, from the coding sequence ATGGAGTTCGGCTTCTGGGAAGCGCTGTACATCTTCGTGCTCACCGCCTTTTTGGGTTACGAGCTCATCACCCGGGTCCCCGTGATCCTCCACACCCCCCTGATGTCCGGATCCAACTTTATCCACGGGGTGGTGGTGGTGGGGGCCATGGTGGTCCTGGGCCACGCGGAAACCGCCCTGGAAAAGGCCATCGGCTTCCTGGGGGTGATCCTGGGGGCGGCCAACGCTGCCGGGGGCTATGCGGTCACCGTGCGTATGCTGGAGATGTTCGAGAGGAAACCGGGCCAGGGGGGTGGTCGTTGA